ACCGCCAAGCACTTCGAGTACACCTTCTACGTGGACTTCCAGGCCTCCCTGGCGGAGCGCCGGGCGCAGAACGCCCTCGCCGAGGTCCAGGAGTTCACTTCCTTCCTCCGCGTCCTCGGCAGCTACCCCATGGACATGACACCCTGGAGCATCACTTCCTCCtcatccacctcctcctcctcctcttcctcctctcctggtTCGCAGCAATAACAGCAACCTCTAGTTTTCCCGTTCACGGTGTGCGTTGTCATTGTTGTTGACCGAACGATGGACCTTCCCCCCACTATTGTACCTCTATCAGTTCACCGGCCCCATTCCTCATTATTGTCACCCTCATGATGGTCTTCGTCTTCCTCTCCCTCCCTCGCGGACCTTTCCTTTTTGTTTCCGCTTATCATGTAACGCCGTGTACATTCCTTCGGATCAGCTTCCATTACGATTGCAATCACCGCCTCAACTGATCCGACGGCTGAAGTTGGTCAGATCAGAGTACCACAGTAAGCACAGCAGCAGTGAGTGGTTCATGTATAGGCTTAAAAGCAATAGTTGCATTATGATGatgatttcataaattatttgttCAATAATTTTGTTAATTACGCATATAAATAGTTGCAATTAAAATGTCATAAACTGTAGCAAGCAATCGTTGTTGATGGGAAGATCTCTTCCTATTGTGGATATACGAAGGCCCAGAGCACACCAAACCTTAATTGGGCCAAGAAAGCCGAGACGTATTGAGGCCCATTTAGAAGCCCATATCGTGTGACTGAAGGCAGGTTCTCAGCCGTTGATCTAAAATAGAACGGatcagatatatgatctcctcctTTCCCGTAGTTAGTGGCCGACGGAGTCGACTCAACCCGACCTACTTTCGGCCTCGCTTTCTCCCCACCCTTCTTTCTACCTCCCCACGCTTCTGCTTTCTCCCCCCAGAAAACCGACCCTCGAGTCCCTATCGCCGAACCCAATCCACGAATTATTGTCTTCGTTGACTCGAGTGTGGTCGATGCCGAACCGGCTTGGTTCGTTCGAGCTCGCACGGAACAGATGGTGGGATGGCACATCGCATTTGCTGCCGACAGGCTTTGCTTGGTAGCAGCGAAGGCACGCGTCTGGAGGTATAAAGCTCGAGCATATTCCCTCGGCTTCTCTTCTTTCCCTTTCTCATCTTTCTTaccagtattattattattatcattatgcgTCCCATTTCTTAGTGTCCCGCAAGTTATCAGATCAGCTTTTTCCATCTCTATCCTGTGCGACTCTTTGTTTAAGTGGATGGCTCTGCCGTTTCATGCATCCAATCCATCACATCTGACGCCATCTCTGCTGCTGTGGCGATAAGTAGTGGCCTCAGACGAGGAACACAAATTCGGTGAAGGGTATCCGTTCTTTGCACAGGGAAATGCATAAAGAAAGCTGCAAGCGGCGCCGATGTGCCCATGACAGTAGTTCCTCTTCCCAACACGTGTGCGTGCGTGTATAAATCTTGGGAACCTCCACTTCGTGATCGATGGAAGCATGGCTTGTCACCGACCGCCACCACCACTACGAGCACGAGGACAGACACGTCCTTACCAAGACTAACATGATAGACATTCAACATAATGAACGAGGCCAGCAATATGTCGCATGTGCCCACTGCAGTAGTAGATGAGTATGGGTTTACGATGTTTAGGATGCTTGTTGATGGTTTGGATCGATGAAATGGTCGAAGTCCCATTTATGTTCTTTTTGTTTGCATAGATCTCTCTTAATCTTAACTtggtgtttttttgttttttgtttatgttactaaagaaaaagaaaaccattttATTGGCATCGTTAAGCAAAGAAAAGAAGATTGTTCTCGAACGAGAAGGTATTGTGTTTTATACATTGAAACCCTACTATACTTAGTTGTCAATAGCCTAATCTCTCGTTGTTTCGCTACTGACCCATGGGATGAGTCTTAGCAAATATATGAATTTTGCGCATTTGCATGTGTTGTTGGCATGATAGATTATTTAATATTTGGTCATTTGCCATATAAAATTGACTGTACaaatcaataatttaaaagcttAAACATATGAATTTTTGACAACGTGACCAAAGCAAAGCATGGTTTGATTAACCCCAAAAATAAATCCCAAAATGTTTATGCTTCCTTCCTATGCGGCAAAGTGATACTATGAATAGGCTAATGATTTTCTAATTAGTTAATTTCATATTTATCTACATTTTTACAAAGGAAACACAAACTTCCACAtacgtgtgtgtatatacatatatattccatTCCATTGTAATCAATCTCCATTGGTTGATAAATAATTTTCATACCTATTCCATATAAGAGATGTGTTTACGTAAGCGACATATATAGATCTTAAGGGATGCAGAGGAAATATCTAAATATTTGGAAGGGATGTATGAAAATTTGGAAGAGCAAATGTCCAATTTGCAAACACCGAAAGGCCTTTATGAAAATAAATGAAGTTTCAGTTTATATATGAATTGACCGAGGAATAATAAATAAAACAcgagtaaaaaaagaaaaagaaacatttcATTTTGAGTTGTGTTTGCTGGAGAGAACGTTTATAAAAGATCCGAAGTGGGGCGTAACCGGGGTTGTGTATCTGATTCAACGGAGTGAGACACGTGGGGGCGTCTGCATCAGATTCATGTATGGGAGTCAGAGAGAGACTCCTgtggtgggtgggtgggtggtcCCTCAGAGCTGTTGTCTGAGGTGCCTGCCCGCCTGCCTGCCGGCCTGCTTTGTGCTTCTCACTTCATGTGACCCcttttcccttcccttcccttccctcccCCGGTGCTCACGCGTTTATATAGACTCACCCCTGGTGACCTTCCCCACCCCATCTCATctcccccttcttcttccctACCTGTGTTTGTGGGTTGCAAGAAACCAGGAACAATGAGACACGGCTCGCACAGCTCTCGGGCACCTCTCGTcttgctcctcctcctcgtcatGATCCTCCTCTCCGTCCAAAACACAGCTGTTGCTTCTCGTTTCCTGCGGCCACTGAAACCAGGTTAAAAAGCCTTAACCACATCACCTGCATGTGATAGTGCATACAGATGAAGACAGCTTTGTGTTCTCACATTCTCTCTTGCTTTGGCACGCAGACCATGTGAAGATGAAGGATGCAGGaagggtggaggaagaggaacctTGGAATGTGAGTGAGGCAAAGGACACAACCTTGATGGAGTGGTTTCTTTCTTTGCTTTCTCACTCCTTTTTCCTCGTTTCAGCTCATGGGCATGGAAGCATGCGAGGGTGGAACCCAAGAATGCCTCGAGAGGAGAATGATGTCCGAGGCCCATTTGGACTACATCTACACGCAGCGCCACCCTCAGCCATAGAAGAGGAAGGCAAGAAACAAGCAAAGCCAGGATGAGCAGTGATGGGATCTCAACAAGTTGCTTAAGAGTATCTAATGCTTATTAAAACCATCTCTCACCGAACAATGTCATATATAAAAGGTGTGATGCAATCACTAGGTGGCATTCAGTGCTATCAAAGGTGTTTTGTATGGCTTTGTTACCATGTAATGTCAGTGAGCGCAGGACTAGTTGAGCCAACACCACCTTACTAGTATAATGATATAAATTGCTTTCTCTATTCCTGCTCCTTGTCTTGTCAAAAGGTTGTGGTTTCTCggacatataaacatatataggCTTGCCATCGTAATATTGTAATATTCAAGCAACAGTACATACATGTCTGAAGAAAGACTTACAGATTCTCCTGCATATATTTTCTGGTTCAGGACCTGAATCACCAGACCACTACAACAATGTCAACGCATTCATACAGGTATGGACCAAAAATCCAAGACAAAATCTCTTTCATAAATACAGATGCAGAGATGAAACTTTGATGGTTACCACGTAGGAAGACACTAAGAAAATATCTGTCAGAATcttatcataaaagaagtggGCAACTCTAATAGTTAGGGAAACCAAAGTGGGAGTTTGAAGAGTGATTTATGATGTCCCACCTACGATTTATAATGTACAAGGCAGTCAGATATGTAGACCTCAGCAACATCTTCCTATTTCAGCTCAAGCATGGGGTTTAGATTAAGAAACTTCTAGGCGTTGTTACCATGTCGCAGGGGTCAATTTCCATGGTGAAGTTTGCTTTACTTCCATTGATGCATAAGAAAGTTTGGATCCGGCAGATCTTTTGCCTTCAAATCAGAAGTGGACAGCTACCTTTTGTAGGAGAAGTGCTTACACCATTATCAATGGTGATGAAGTGCTGCTGGTAGTGGTGGCAGTGGAAGCGGCGCAGGGAACAACTCCGTCCATAGGGCAGGTAAAGATGGAAACCAGATGTGGATCTTCTCGAACTGTACTTTGCTTGAAACTCAAACTAATCCTACATTGGCTATGAACTGTATGAGTTGCAACTAACTCAAAATGCACTGTCTGACTATCCTTTTTGGAAGATTAATTCTGTGATTTTGGACTTGAATCATGATGACAGATTTGGTATAAGGTCAACTGATCCTGGTGGATGGATCACATTGAGACCTACCATGCAACACAGTAAATTTTCGGTTCGATGGAGACAAGCACCGTGACCAGTGACAGCTTGACCGTCCATGACAATTCGATGTCCCACATCACTTTCGGAAGTCCTAGCTATCCATGCGGATTCACATGCAATGTGTGTGAATCTGATTAGAACATCAATGATTTGCCCCGATGAGATTTCGATGCTCCAAATAATCCCATATCTAGTGAGAAAATACATCTATAAATAGTATACTTACTTCCGAGGGTTTGACTTGTGTAGTTTAGTTTTCATGCTCAAGTTGTGAGACactagcccaaaatttgaatagaTAGAAGGGGAGTAAAGCCCTGACAAACAATGTCATGCTAGCTAAGGTTATGTGCTACCTATCTAAACAATGCATGGCTGACAGCCTGATTCCAAGAGAGCAGAACAAGTGATGGGGCATGACCAGGATCCAATCAAGCAGACTGAGTTTAGGGTGATTTGGTAAGGTCATGATACCCCTCTGCCTCTGCATGCTAACCACATCTGGGCCAACCAAAAGCAGTGATGGGTGTGTGAAGTCCAGTCTCAGTTTTTTCTTCTCCTGAACTAGAAATATAGTTGGATAATCATTGCTAGCATGCAGAGAAAGCATAACCTAACAAGGAAAAAATGATAGCTTACTGGTGATGGGTCGCACCACTACAGCTGTAACTTGGCATGTTATCATGGTCCCAATAATCTCAAATTCCTCTCAAGTCTTGGTGTCAAACAAATGATCATATAAGCATGTGCTTCCAGATACACTGCTTTCCTTACTGTGGCCTACATGAGAAAATGATGCTCAAATGAAAGAAAGAGTACCAATTACTCCATCTAAATATCTCAAGCAAGGCTGGATCATGAAAGCGAGCT
The window above is part of the Musa acuminata AAA Group cultivar baxijiao chromosome BXJ2-6, Cavendish_Baxijiao_AAA, whole genome shotgun sequence genome. Proteins encoded here:
- the LOC135614998 gene encoding putative phytosulfokines 6, producing the protein MRHGSHSSRAPLVLLLLLVMILLSVQNTAVASRFLRPLKPDHVKMKDAGRVEEEEPWNLMGMEACEGGTQECLERRMMSEAHLDYIYTQRHPQP